In Camelus bactrianus isolate YW-2024 breed Bactrian camel chromosome 10, ASM4877302v1, whole genome shotgun sequence, a genomic segment contains:
- the LOC105076662 gene encoding olfactory receptor 5P1-like has product MEVGNHTGVTEFIFWGLTGDPTLRVIFFVIFLGIYIVTLIGNISIITLIRSCSQLHTPMYLFLSHLAFVDSGCSTSVTPMMLTGLLTHGLAIPVTGCEAQLCSVVMFGTAECFLLAAMAYDRYVAICLPLLYSTHMSPRVCVLLVGASYLGGGVNAWTFTSCLLSLSFCGPNQIDDFFCDFSPLLKLSCSDTSTVEIIPSISSGSIIVVTVFVIALSYTCILITVLKMRSTEGRHKAFSTCTSHLTAVTLYYGTITFIYVMPKSSYSTDQNRVVSIFYTVVIPMLNPLIYSLRNREVKEALRKATGRIYS; this is encoded by the coding sequence ATGGAGGTTGGAAACCACACCGGTGTCACAGAGTTCATCTTTTGGGGATTAACAGGGGATCCTACACTTCGTGTCATCTTCTTTGTGATATTTCTAGGAATCTACATTGTCACCTTAATAGGCAATATCAGCATAATCACCTTAATAAGAAGCTGTTCCCAGCTTCACACCCCAATGTACCTCTTCCTCAGCCATTTGGCTTTTGTGGACAGTGGGTGCTCCACATCAGTCACACCTATGATGCTTACAGGACTCCTTACACATGGACTGGCCATCCCTGTCACTGGCTGTGAAGCCCAGCTCTGTTCCGTGGTCATGTTTGGGACAGCCGAGTGCTTCCTGCTGGCTgccatggcctatgaccgctatgtggccatctgcttGCCCCTGCTCTACTCCACCCACATGTCCCCCAGAGTCTGTGTCCTCTTGGTGGGGGCTTCCTATCTGGGCGGGGGTGTGAATGCTTGGACATTTACTAGTTGTTTACTGAGTCTGTCTTTCTGTGGGCCAAATCAGATAGACgactttttctgtgatttctcccCTTTGTTGAAACTTTCCTGCTCAGATACCTCCACTGTTGAAATTATCCCTTCCATCTCTTCAGGATCCATCATCGTGGTCACAGTGTTTGTCATAGCTCTCTCTTACACCTGCATCCTCATCACCGTCCTGAAGATGCGCTCCACTGAAGGGCGACACAAGGCCTTCTCCACCTGCACCTCTCACCTCACCGCCGTTACTCTCTACTATGGAACTATTACCTTCATTTACGTGATGCCCAAGTCCAGCTATTCAACTGACCAGAACAGAGTGGTGTCCATCTTCTATACAGTGGTGATCCCCATGTTGAACCCCCTCATCTACagtctgaggaacagagaggtaAAGGAAGCCCTGAGAAAGGCAACTGGCAGAATATATTCTTAG